From the Erpetoichthys calabaricus chromosome 12, fErpCal1.3, whole genome shotgun sequence genome, the window CCAGACTGGAGCAGTTccatcattatttcattaattattaagcaggtaaaaggtctggaattgattccaagtgtggaatttgaatTTGGAAGCTGCCACTGTgtactctcaatatgaggtccaaagagatGTCCATACAACTAAAGTAAACAGTCCATAactaggcagagaaaacaaaacaaaccctttagagagtgcaccaggagtggtcaaatcaaatATCTGGCACATTCTATGAAGGAGGAAttcactggtgaactcagcaacatcaGAAAGTATGGAAAACCACTGAAGAAAACTgttctggatgattgcagaattctgtccttggttaAGAAGAACCCCATCAAAACATTTAGCCAATCCAAGAATCCTCTCTGAGAGGGAGACCTATCATTGCAAAAgtttacaatcaagagaagacttcatgaaagtaaagacagtgggtttaccacaaggtgcaaaccattgGTAAACCTCAAacataggaaggacagacagattagactttgccgaAACatcttttaaaagcctgtccagttctgtaacaattttctttggataaaggaaactaaaatcaatatataccagaatgaaggaaagagtatggagaagagaaggctCATGATCCAAACCTATCAGAGAGATAGCTAAAACAGCAGGAGTGCCCAAATCAACAATAtagtacattcttaaagagaaggaatgcactggtgagctcagccaCACTAAAAGGCCTTGGAGACCACAGAAGGCAACTAAAGTGAATGATTGTAGAATtgtgtccttggtgaagaaaaaccccttcacaacatctaGCCAAGTCAAGATCACTCTTGAGAAGGTAGGCATATCACTGTCAAAGTCTACAGTCAATAGACGCCTTCATGaatgtaaatacagagggtttgCCCCTCTAGATGCGAGCCTCTAGTAACACTGGAGAACAGGAAGGCCAAATCAGGCTTTACCAGAAAACATCCTTAAAAGCTTGCCCAGTTCTGGAATAAGGCAGATTTAGACAGATAAAACCTACATCAACTAGTACCAGAATGATGGGAAGAGAAAAGTATGGAGAAAGGGACAGCTCATGATCAAAGGCATACCACATTGTccgtcaaacatggtggaggcggTTTTATGatatgatcatgcatggctgtgaatggaagtcagtTACTAATGTTTATTGATAATATGACGGCTGACAGAAGTTTCtggatgatttctgaagtgtacagcgctatactatctgctcataTTCAGCCAAATGCTATAAAATTGATAGGACAattcttcacagtacagatggacaatgagccaaaatatACTGTGatagcaaaccaagtgcttttcaaagcaaataaGTGGAATATTAttcaatgaccaagtcaatcaactgacctcagcgCAAATGGACTTGCAAtttacttgctgaagacaaaactgaaggcaaaaAGTCTAGTGAACaaacagcacctgaagacagctgcagtaaaggactGGCAAAGTATCAGTAGGGTGGAAACTTGGAGTTGGCCATGTGTTCCAGGTtttaggcagtcattgactgtaaaggattttcatccaaataatgaaaatgatcattatatttatgattatgttagtttgtccaaatacttttaatCCCCTGGAAATGGGAGGGCTATgtagaaaaatgtctgtcattcctaaatggctcaattaatatttttggtaaaccactaaaattaaagctgaaagtctacacttcaatcacataatgattgcttaatttcaaatccattgtgatggCCAACagggccaaaattatgaaaattgtgtcactgtctaaATACTAACTGCATTAGGCCTCTTAATATTTGATGAGCACCATTTGAATGCTGTAGTGCTGCGGTCAGCAATAATTCTTAGGCGCATTATGTGCACCCTCCCAAGCATGTGTGCATTAGGGACATCTTTGGGGCCCCAATAATGTAAACAATACCACCTGATCAAAGAGGTAGCACTGTCACTAATCACTTATCCTTTTCTGCCTGCAGTTCCATACCTCAACAATTGGAAGATATGTGACCCAGTTCCACTTCCACACTGATTCCCCATCCCTTCCAGGTTGTTAATATGAAAACCCAGATGACACTGAAAATTGGGGTTCATTTTGTTGTGAATGTAGAGTTCCAAAGCACttaagttccaaaagcacttaaGCACTTAAGTTTGGCACTTAAGTTCCAAAAAGCACTTCCAGTAATGCCCACTGGGGGAAAAACACAGTCAAAATCCCTGGCTAGATATAAAAAGGATGAGGAGTGAAACTAGCAGGCCTGAAACTAACAGGCCTCCTAATGGCAGTCACCTCAGGGCAAGTGGGTAGAGCAGACAACTTCCTGGCACCCCCCCTGGATAGCAGGCACCTGGGCATCTCCCAGCATGGATGTCGGGGCTAAAACATAAAGTATAAGCTAAGAGGTGAGTTGTTGCTTTTGGTACTCAGTTCTAGTTTCTCTGAAGCCCTTGACTGTACTTTGGATGTGCCCCCTCTTGGAGTCACAGACAGGAACTCGATTGTGCtgcctgctggggtcactggcaggtagggatgcaccgataccaataccggtatctggtatcggcctcgataccacattttttaaagtactcatactcgttaaaagtcccccgataccggggaccgataccacggtctgagaaatgtctatgtttgagcggcatgtaagggttaatcacaggcgccgagtgcccgcccccaggccccggctgcagctcagagcggggagaaggcgaggcgagacatgtcagccgtgtggaactatttcaaagtgaatgaagacgacaaaacaaaggcggactgcaaattgtgctcagcgaaattgtccagaggaggctcaaaaggtagcgcatttaacacaagtaatttaatcaagcacctaaaatcccaacacgacaacgagtacaaagagtttacccacgcttctaaaccaacacaacccacgctgcagcaaactcttgcaagacgagagaaaatgtccagagacaatccacgtgctgtgaaaataacacaggcaattatcgagtacattgcattgagtgaccagccactctcggaggtagaaaatgtgggattcctgcgtctcctccatgttctggagcccagatatgatgtcccaagccgccgctacatgactgacacggagctgcctaaactacacgactccgtgaaaaaacatatccacagcctactgcaagcctcctctgcgtttagtttcaccacggatatttggacaagcagtgttagcccggtgtcgctaattagcctaacctcccagtggatagacgagagtttcatgccacaacgagccatattacatgcaaaacaattccgcggctcgcacaccagccaggctatagcgcatgtgtttgaggaaatgctccagacatggggtatacctaaaacatcagtacatgttgtgcttcgtgacaatgccaaaaacatgattaaagccATGAATGACGCAGGGCTCCCAAGTCTGCCGTGTGTCGCGCACACGCTCCAACTGGCTGTTCACGAGGGCTTATTAGCACAGAGGAGCATAGCTGATGCTATAGCAGTGGGGCGGAAGATAGTTGGGCATTTTAAACATTCCGCCTTAACCTACTCCCGCCTCGAGGACATTCAGGGACAGCTCAACCAGCCAATAAAGAGACTGCAGCAGGACGTACAGACGTGCTGGAACAGCACGTATTACATGCTCCAGTCCCTCATTGAGCGAGTGCTGGGGGTGTATGTGTCCGAGCATGAACTCCCTGACTATCTCACCGCTCACCAATGGGCTCTTATGGAGAAGACAGTTGCCATCCTTGCCCCCTTTGAGGAACTAACTAAAAAAGTGAGCAGCTACGACGCACTAGCCTCTGATGTCATCCCAGCTGTGACTGTGCTAGTGAGACttctaaacagagaaacagaCGAGGACCACGGCGTCAAGACAATGAAAGCAACCTTACTGGCAGCTGTCAAGAAGCGCTTCAGTGACGTCGAGACCAACCCACTGTACTTCATCTCCACCATACTTGACCCAAGGTAAAgtctgtgtgctataggtattcaATGATAAACTACAGTACTAAATGTAAGATTAATTTCCAtctgaaatattatattatatttttgtaactaaaatacacaaatacaaatgtatgcaatatataatatgaaatatatttccCTTATTACTACCAGAAAGCCAAATGGCTGGCATTTGTGACAGTGGTTTAGGGGAAACTAAAATCAGTcctatttttccacatattaatacATTCATGAATTTTGTTCAGGTATAAAGATCGCTTCTTCTCCAACACTGCTCCGGAGGCCAAGCTGCACCTGAAGCAGGAGCTGCAGATGATGTCCAGAGCTGAGGCAGAGGGGAGTCAGGCAGAAGCTGCAGAACCTCCTGCTAAACTGTTCCTCAAGGCCCAGGCCAGCACTAGCAGCAGTCTGGacactgtatttgaagaaatcGCTAAGGAGCAGCCCCAGGCAGCACAGCCGCTGGCAGCAGGTGCTGCCATTGAGCTCGACACATACCTCGGAGAGGCCCCAAGCCCTCATGAAGACAGTCCTCTGAAGTACTGGGGTGTCAACAAAATCAGGTTCCCCACTTTGGCTAAAATGGCCCAGAAATACCTCTCAGCCCCATGTAGCAGGGTGGAAAGTGAAAGGCTTTTTAGCTCAGTGTCACACATTatagatgaaaacagaaacaggCTGACTGCTGATAATGCAGAAAAgctacttttcttaaaaaaaaacctgccacTCACATTTTCTAAATAGGCTCCATTAAGTGAGTCGTCTTAGACTTGATGTTAATACCTACCTCAGTTGCACTGACTGCCACAGTTCTATGTTGGTGGATGTTGTTagtttattcaaatattgtgcACTAAATAGCAAAGATGTTTATTAATGCCCCTTGTGTTGTCCAAAGCGGCagagtttacaacaaactgaaaaaaatacttgagttgcactgtcactgtttacatttttttttataattatttattctgtaatatgttgcatacaacatgcttttcattttaaataaatgttcttaattccaaactagtcccttgtttttttttttgttaaattatatgactaaagctgttacctgtaaatttaaatcatgtttttattaagtactcggtatcggcgagtactgaaatgcaagtactcgtactcgttttccaaaaaagtggtatcggtgcatccctactggCAGGTACTCGAATGTGTCCCATTCTTGGATCATGGGCAGGAACTCAAATGTTCTGCCTACTGGGGTCACTGGCAGGTACTCAAATGTGCTCCCACCTGGGGTCATAAGCAGGAACTTGAATGTGCCCCCTCCTGGAGTAGGGCAACAGCGCAACAGATCCTCCTCCCAAttgacccaacagggctgacaaGAGATAAAGGCCACCACCACGAAAAGACCACTTCCCGGTTTTAATGACTGGGCAGCAAGCACCTAGACGTCACAGTAGGGACAAGCTTTATTGACTGCATTCCAATAGCAATGTAGCttcatggagcacaaaggcaacaTGGAATtgcctatacagtggaacctcggttcatgaccataattcgttccaaaactctggtcgtaacccgatttggttgtgaaccgaagtacTTTCCCctataggactgtatgtaaatacaattaatctgttccagaccatacaaaatgtatgtaaatatatatattttttaattttttaagcacaaatatatagttaatgaaaccatagaatgcacagcgtaatagtaaactaaatgtaaaaacgttgaataacactgagaaaaccttgaacaacagagaaaactaacactgcaatagttcgcgctatagcgctaccaaccgctggataaaaacacttttttttaatgagttttaagcacagggaaaaaaaatgaacatttgaaaaaatccgtaatttaataaaccaacaagaaaagtaacattacaacaatgcacgctacgaaccgatcactgtaaacagaagtgaaaacaaaaacatgcccagttcattctttaactgccttctctaccttatgcgttcAGCTCTCTCActcccgctgcctgtgtgtgtgctctctctctcgtgctgcctgtgtgtgtctctctctctcgcgcgctgcttgtgtgtgtgtgtctctctctcgcgcgctgcttgtgtgtgtgtgtctctctctctctctccgctgcctatgtgtgtgtctctctctctctcacgttgcctgtgtgtgtgtgtgtctctctctctcgcgctgcctgtgtgtgtgtgtctctctctcacacgcctgtgtgtgtgtgtgcctctctctcttgtgtgtgttgcgctctcttgctctctttctctcttgctcgctgcacaggaaatgcacagggagggactgaacatgtacaaaccgaaagggaaactggtgtggcaggtggccgggtgcggccctcaatcagccgcctatttaaggagccgccgccctgcaatcaaggctggagtcgggtgaggaggtggacgaggtcagaggaggcggcaaggagaggccctgagtgtgtgtatagtgaagagacggcttggaggagaagccaggactttgggagactgttggggtttgttggtggcggtgcacttactgacttatgtacaataatagtgtaaataaacgtgtggtgatggactgcaacgtgtctgcctgtctgtgtccgggctgtacctttctacagtggcgtagtcggcaggatgctgcacctggcacaaggtgcggacctgcattcaaaatattgtctgtggaaggcccggcacagcaggcgagcTCACCCACGTTCCGCAGGGGCAGCGTGCACTGAACCCCGCAGGGGAATACAGTGTCGCAGACCGTTAGCGGTCCGGTGTcagactttgtgtttcaggggcagctTGGGAGCGCGGCGGCAGCTAGGAGAGCTGCCTGGAAGGAGATGCTGCAGCtgcagcagccgcggagctgcccagaacctcgccctcgagtgtggaatgagggtgaggaggccgcagaccgaaggtccctcctcgtagcaggcacgggattgggcagcgtgtcctgtcctcccgccaatgattggtcagaggcgggagcagggaatgtccatctcgtgccgagaagaaacccgagtgggcagcAAGGAAGTGTCCACAGAGAGCAGCCGGTGAGTGGAACTACTCGCGAGGTAAGCCCACTGccgtctgcttctctctccttggcggcgatattgcaggagctgcaagaacaactgcgccttgtgctgtcgccaccggccgagcgatgtgccctccgggcggagacgctggactcaggagggatggcagtggcgtcggatcgagagccgcaggcagaagaggatcgccgcactgcaggagctcctggacggagaggcacagcggggaaggtaagggagaccgaccccgttaagctccggacgccagcggggctgggtctgccctcttacaatgggcagatccgaaccgtcgcggcgtcccaaagtaaacggaggaagcggctttgggaagccagttcctccgataagcgaggacatgctgctgggtgcgcgtgtcccgcaaagggccgtcctctgcgaaggcagaggagaatcccgcagctggagaggtCGAAACGGAGCGTaatcccactggtgattccgtggcggggagcacggactgctcgggctgggaagccgagaaagggagcatcggggcgccgatcggggccgagagcgttggcccagctgaggacgagccgaggggctgcgtcagggcaacgcctctgcccttgtttttcttttggatttgcaggatcgggccctaggctacaatGTGTTGGCTTGCCGCTgaggggttcccgtcctcccggaatggttagctggtcccaggaggtctcggctagcgggggagtcatgtggcaggtggccgggtgcggccctcaatcagccgcctatttaaggagccgccgccctgcaatcaaggttggagtcgggtgaggaggtggacgaggtcagaggaggcagcaaggagaggccctgagtgtgtgtatagtgaagagacggcttggaggagaagccaggactttgggagactgttggggtttgttggtggcggtgcacttagtgacttatgtacaataatagtgtaaataaacgtgtggtgatggactgcaacgtgtctgcctgtttgtgtccaggcTGTACCTTTCTacactggcttgttcgtataccgagtgtgtggtcatgaacagatgcaaaagtttgccgaacttttgGTCTAAACCGATTtatacgtgttccgagacgttcgtgaaccgaggttccactgtaacaaGAAAGGCAATCCTAGGCAAACAAGTTCCAAAGCAGattcaaaaaatgtcaaaaacagagcaaaagttccaaatatccaataaatcccaagcacagaaaaaaaatcacaaaaagttcCAAAGCACAAGAACTCACACTCCCAGAGTACTTTCataatgaaccaccaggaacaatGGGAGACCTTCCGGATAGGGcaaagggcagttcctggcagtgggCCCAGTCTCtcaggggaccacccacaaaacacatgaaacataaccAAGACATAGTATGCAAAGCACAGAATACATGAAAGTAACATTACCATAAAATAATAACCAAGAagtgaacaaaaatatataaaaaaataatatacaccCCAGCCAGGGTTCATATAACGCATTTGAGGACCATTTGTTGAAAAGGAATAGAGCATTACTTCACCAGCATTATTTTCTGTTTGGTTTGATGCCAGTTTTTCACCCATGTGTGCTAGTTATTTTCCATCTTTTTCATCCTTCATTATTAAGTGGGGCTATCAGTTGGTACTCCGACCCTTTGTTTTGCTTAACGTTTTTTCCTTTACACTTTACAACCCCTTTATGGTCATAGTGTACCCGTTGATCAAGATTATTACTTTTAGCTGGATAATGTGCCAT encodes:
- the LOC114663124 gene encoding zinc finger BED domain-containing protein 4-like, producing MLQTWGIPKTSVHVVLRDNAKNMIKAMNDAGLPSLPCVAHTLQLAVHEGLLAQRSIADAIAVGRKIVGHFKHSALTYSRLEDIQGQLNQPIKRLQQDVQTCWNSTYYMLQSLIERVLGVYVSEHELPDYLTAHQWALMEKTVAILAPFEELTKKVSSYDALASDVIPAVTVLVRLLNRETDEDHGVKTMKATLLAAVKKRFSDVETNPLYFISTILDPRYKDRFFSNTAPEAKLHLKQELQMMSRAEAEGSQAEAAEPPAKLFLKAQASTSSSLDTVFEEIAKEQPQAAQPLAAGAAIELDTYLGEAPSPHEDSPLKYWGVNKIRFPTLAKMAQKYLSAPCSRVESERLFSSVSHIIDENRNRLTADNAEKLLFLKKNLPLTFSK